A single region of the Actinoplanes sp. SE50/110 genome encodes:
- the trmB gene encoding tRNA (guanosine(46)-N7)-methyltransferase TrmB, protein MSSRHADAHAALWPLFGLTVLDGDRTPLDLPRLFGRAAPVVLEIGFGMGDATAAMAAADPARDYLAVEVHTPGIGNLLALVGDLGLTNVRVALGDAMQLVHRIAPEALDAVHVFFPDPWPKARHHKRRLIQPANVALLRDRLHPGGVLHCATDWPHYAEAMAETLDADPGLRRLPAGSPHTRPRTKFERRGTEAGRPITDLRYTRI, encoded by the coding sequence ATGAGCAGCCGGCACGCGGACGCCCACGCCGCGCTCTGGCCGCTGTTCGGCCTGACCGTCCTGGACGGCGACCGCACCCCGCTCGACCTGCCGCGGCTCTTCGGCCGTGCGGCGCCCGTCGTCCTCGAGATCGGATTCGGCATGGGCGACGCCACCGCCGCGATGGCCGCCGCCGACCCGGCCCGCGACTACCTGGCCGTCGAGGTGCACACCCCGGGCATCGGCAACCTGCTGGCCCTGGTCGGCGACCTCGGGCTGACCAACGTCCGGGTCGCCCTCGGCGACGCCATGCAGCTGGTCCACCGGATCGCCCCGGAGGCGCTCGACGCCGTCCACGTCTTCTTCCCGGACCCGTGGCCCAAGGCCCGTCACCACAAGCGGCGGCTGATCCAACCGGCGAACGTGGCCCTGCTCCGCGACCGCCTGCACCCCGGCGGTGTCCTGCACTGCGCCACCGACTGGCCGCACTACGCCGAAGCCATGGCCGAAACCCTCGACGCCGACCCCGGCCTGCGCCGCCTCCCCGCCGGCTCGCCGCACACCCGCCCGCGCACCAAATTCGAAAGACGCGGCACCGAGGCCGGCCGGCCCATCACCGACCTGCGCTACACCAGAATCTGA
- a CDS encoding PD40 domain-containing protein — protein MINVVAVAMLAGIVPVPALPTPMAYVRGGDVYVSAGPAEKRITTGAGYARPRWSPDGRQLAVLRDGRLWTMKPDGTGQRRVSDRPAGGASWSPDGKWLAFASTSCTGGPGVYRIAAAGSGNPEVLFPAGCRGEDLPEVEAPQKVTGSLADRLRVDDAVAWSPDGKQIAFRGGECDAVYDACLSIGTVSSGEERTVAAYGGGSLQNKGFAAVPAWSPDGKRLAFTAYQEGETAAENEPVHVVEWDPGTGAKRTVGVPQDREAAYLDAGHALVTSQTRGHSWVTLVDLKTGARTLLHQGSQPSARPR, from the coding sequence ATGATCAATGTGGTGGCGGTCGCGATGCTGGCCGGAATCGTTCCGGTTCCGGCACTTCCCACCCCGATGGCCTACGTCCGCGGCGGGGACGTCTACGTCAGCGCCGGACCGGCCGAGAAGCGGATCACCACCGGGGCCGGGTACGCCCGACCCCGGTGGTCACCGGACGGCAGGCAGCTGGCCGTGCTCAGGGACGGCCGGCTGTGGACCATGAAGCCGGACGGGACCGGGCAGCGGCGGGTCAGCGACCGGCCGGCCGGCGGGGCGTCCTGGTCACCGGACGGGAAGTGGCTGGCGTTCGCGTCCACCTCCTGCACCGGGGGGCCGGGCGTCTACCGGATCGCGGCCGCCGGGTCGGGCAACCCGGAAGTCCTTTTCCCCGCCGGGTGCCGCGGTGAGGACCTGCCCGAGGTCGAAGCGCCGCAGAAGGTGACCGGGTCGCTGGCCGACCGGCTGCGGGTGGACGACGCGGTGGCCTGGTCGCCGGACGGCAAACAGATCGCCTTCCGGGGCGGGGAGTGTGACGCGGTCTACGACGCCTGCCTGAGCATCGGGACGGTCAGCTCGGGGGAGGAGCGGACGGTGGCCGCGTACGGCGGCGGCAGCCTGCAGAACAAGGGGTTCGCGGCGGTGCCGGCCTGGAGCCCGGACGGGAAACGGCTCGCGTTCACCGCCTACCAGGAGGGGGAGACGGCGGCTGAGAACGAGCCGGTGCACGTCGTCGAATGGGATCCGGGAACCGGCGCCAAGAGGACGGTCGGGGTGCCCCAGGACCGGGAGGCGGCGTATCTCGACGCCGGGCACGCACTGGTCACCTCACAGACCCGGGGCCACTCCTGGGTGACGCTGGTCGACCTGAAGACCGGCGCCCGCACCCTGCTCCACCAGGGCTCCCAGCCGTCGGCCCGGCCTCGCTGA